One window of the Marmota flaviventris isolate mMarFla1 chromosome 2, mMarFla1.hap1, whole genome shotgun sequence genome contains the following:
- the C2H14orf132 gene encoding uncharacterized protein C14orf132 homolog produces MLLAGLVWGWRCESPGVARWLSAALLILSPSSQLPMMGGAFMDSPNEDFSTEYSLFNSSANVHTASNGQGQLEEPPRSSNDAVLLWIAIIATLGNIVVVGVVYAFTF; encoded by the exons ATGCTACTTGCAGGCCTGGTGTGGGGGTGGCGCTGTGAGTCCCCAGGAGTCGCCCGCTGGCTGTCGG CTGCCCTGTtaattctctctccttcctcacaGCTGCCCATGATGGGAGGAGCCTTCATGGACTCGCCCAACGAGGACTTCAGCACCGAGTACTCCCTGTTTAACTCCTCCGCCAACGTCCACACGGCCTCCAACGGCCAGGGCCAGCTGGAAGAGCCTCCTAGGTCCTCCAACGACGCCGTCTTGCTGTGGATCGCCATCATAGCGACGCTGGGGAACATCGTGGTGGTCGGGGTGGTGTACGCCTTCACCTTCTGA